In the genome of Thalassophryne amazonica chromosome 6, fThaAma1.1, whole genome shotgun sequence, the window tcacacgactggaaagcaaccggaatccgtctgaaatccacctgaaagccgtcccgtgagaccaacacggaggtggttttgtgctgtgtaatgaacggctccgtggcgcgtccctccgcttctttttccggaTcccaggtcccggatcaacaaagccttcacattggaaatgatctggttgttccagcggggtgtcagcctgtcgatgggggctgggagcgcgccgcgctctcaggagttgtgggccgtccttaaagcggcagtaacactccgtaatctgtttaatccccataaaatcggccctgaaagccatattaatttttcgaacggtgtcctcctggaagtctctcacagtttctggaaaaaatttgatgcagcaaagctccaaatcgttcagacatttattcgcaataaaaaatagacgagaggggtggaccacacctcactcaaagcctgctcacaggcgaatgacgcaaccgataggcatgaaaaaactcacgcatgcgcatgagggttcaagcttgtctgacgcaatcacacgtgattcaaatccatatggttttttaaaaaaaaataaagtcggatacttttctaatagacctcatataaatGGCTGTACTTCCTAAAtggataatgattttttttttttaaatgacttgaaTTAAAGAATCCACTACAAGCACATTTTGACTGCTTCATTTTAACTCCAACGTAATGATGTAcagagttaaaaacaaacaaaaaacaacctgtGCCACTGTCAAAATACTTGtacaggggaaaccggggcacagtggatcagaaatgttgtttgtgGCAGGGTAAACACATTATGCAGGCCCGgatccaatttttttttacacatcatTCATCGGTTttcagctttggttttcatgtcaacctatagtccgtaaattatacggatttttccgagtttcagagtcatacggacgtacaaataaagtctgatattcagggtttggtctgtagcgggtctgtaatcaaccgtttctgcagtgcaaaatctgtagtttttgtcaaaagcatttcctttcagacattattggcatgaatgtctttccatatatctgagctgaactcttgcagctgctgtgcttcacttcaggaatttgtaaagaaatacagcacatttcattttgggagcagaaaacattttagtcgattgtagtttcttgtctgtattacgtttggaaagtggtgtcattttatttaaagcggcaattcattttgaagttattgtacttgttattgtatcacaactgtgatatgtgtacaactgtgatgtatttgttttagtatatttagtcatggacatgatgaatattgttacctgctggactgtttctaattttgattggtatcaatggaaaatgtcttctgtgaactgtctgtatctcaatatattattattaacaatatatgcagtcatatttttattgatttttatcaactgaaaaaaaaaatcatatatagattcaggtataattgaaagattttggcaataaatttgatcctgtttagtcaatttttgttatagtggtttttttaggacatcatatttatacaaataagtgttcactatggtccatgaagtataataaacatattaaaagaagtgtgacattgtatgttgcacacaaataaaagaatgaagattaatgaataacaagacgcgtacgatttttattttatcattgggcaaaaatgcatctgtcagattttcactctggatccagccctgtcaTGCATAGGTTTAGgacattctattgtggatttaacccagcaagttattgtttataaggctgtgtttaaaatcgattttaaaatttttgattcactgtgccccggacactaattcatggggcaacttagaatataatgaaaaacatGATAATAAagattcaaaattattaaatatatgccgaTGcacatacaaactataatccagcaaaccagctatgtaatgtgtgagtgtcttatatagtgatatgagtcctttagaaactataactacaactgtcataatttctgttctgtTAGTCAAAAAGACCTTCAATTAAGGAACAGCTGATCTGATGTTGAGACAAATTCACAatcattacaataaaaaaaagtctGACGCTGATATTCATGCTATTTTGCTTTGGCAAAAAGCGCCCTCACATGGATGAACAGAGTACTGCTGCGCATTGTtgaaagtagaggtgggcgataccgggaattttggtattgatctgataccaagtaaatacaggcccggtatcgccgatatcgataccgatagttTTCATATTTAatcttcatagatccaaaagaccaaggatagaatttttccaaacattgtacgtgacaacaaaatatgaggtctattagaaaagtatccgaccttattatttttttaaaaaaacatatggatttgaatcacgtgtgattacatcagccaagcttgaaccctcgtgggcatgcaagagttttttcacgcctgtcggtgacgtcattcgcctgtgagcacgccttgtggaaggagtggtccagccccctcgtcggaattcctttgtctgagaagttgctgagagactggcgctgtgcttcatcaaaattttttccaaaactgtgaggcacatccgagtggacaccattctacaaattaagctggttttcggtgaaaattttaacggctgatgagagattttggattgtttctatcgctgtaaggacttcccacggagcgggacgtcgcgcagcactcagAGGCGACGTCGtcctcctgtttcaagctgaaaacctccaaatttaagcctctgttgacccaggacgtcgtgagagaacagagaactttcagaagaggtcggaatcagcagtttattcggacattccactgttaaaggagatttttttaatgaaagacgtgcggacggattggcgcgtcggctcgcagccggcgcggtgcgcccgccacaggaaaaacacctccgttggaagccttaaggacaagttggaacatgccctgctgttaaaccatttctcagatactcactcaactgaaagccaccaaaagccacctggattttacaaatggttatcaacacggaggtgtttttcctgtggtgggtgcaccgcgccggctgcaagccgacgcgccaatccgtccgcacgtctttcattaaaaaaatctcctttaacagtggaatgtccggataaactgctgattttgacctcttctgaaagttctctgttctctcacgatgtcctgggaaacacaggcttaaatttggaggttttcagcttgaaacaggatgacaacggcgcctcagagcgctgcgcgatgtcccgctccgtgggaagtccttacagcgatagaaacaaaccaaaatctctcatcagcagttcaaattttcaccgaaaaccagcttaatttgtcgaatggtgtccactcggatgtgcctcacagttttggaaaaaattttgatgaagcacagcgccagtctctcagcaacttctcagacaaaggaattccgacgagggggctggaccactcctcccacaaggcgtgctcacaggcgaatgacgtcaccgacaggcgtggaaaaactcacgcatgcgcacgaagggtcaagcttggccgatgtaaaaacatatgaatcaaatccatatagtttttaaaaaaaaataaaacggtcggtttcttttctaatagacctcgtacattatcgcaatcaacattaaaaaaaaaatcactcaacacaacttaaaacaaaatatcctgaggtagagggctggcaaaccacaatacaagggtgcgctgctccgcgatgtgacacagcgcagcgctgctcttacagacagagagtagactgtgatgaatctgcgtgcgcagcagtcactgcatgcaggagagaaaaaaagctgatCGATCttcttacacgaggatcgttcaatatcaatatcagcgttggtatcgatattaggatcgatccacccacctccagTGGAAAGAATCTGCTCTCTGAGTGCCCCTTTGGCCACTGCTGCAAACATTTCTGGAATATTTTCCATCACACAGCCTGAGTTGTTGGCGTTTATTGTTATTAAATCAGCAGTAAATCGTGAGAGTGGGCTCTGGTTTTTGTCGTGAAGCCCCCACAGCTCCTCCTCTTCCCGCTCCGGTTGTCGGTGGGCGACAGAAAGAACAAGAATCAAGAAAATGGGAGTCGAAATTGAAACCATAAGTCCGGGTGATGGTGAggataaagtgttttttttttataatcattATTTTCAGGATTATTTAAAGCggttgtatttttattattactttttttttttttttaggacagaCATTTCCGAAGAAGGGGCAGCAGGTCGTTGTTCACTATGTcggtgagcttttttttttttgttgttgttactcaCATTGACCAAACTTGGTGTGATAAGATATGCgtaagtgtcttttttttttcctcgcgCGGTCCTCAGGTTTCCATGAGCTAACGTTAGCATAGCAGCTACAATTAGCGTCTTGTCGCGTTATATAACGTTAATATAATATTGGTGCCAGCGATTCGCTCGTTTACATCTCACTGTCTTATATTTATATGGCGATAGTGTTGGTGTCATTTTAGACCTTTACGGTGACGGTGAGTGCCGCTGTGGTGTTAATCTAACGGTATTTGCTCGGCGAGTCGCTAGCCCACTGTGCTAATCCCGTTAGCTTTCTCCGTGGGAGGCTTCGGAGGATTAAAATCACTCACTGACAAATTATAATGTGGGTGTTGAAATGAGCGAAGTGGCACATAACTTGACAAAGGGAGCGATTAAAAATATTGTTTTTTAGTAGAGCAGAAATAAAATTACCTTATGAGGTGTAAAAACTGTTATTTATTcctcatgaaaatatgtttttatggTGCACTTCTTGTGCATGCTAAAGGATCGTTAGCAGATGTTTGGAAGCAACACATCCAGTAGAGGAGTCCAGATGGTTACAGTTGCTCACCAGCTAATCTTTCAGCGTTTCTTCATCATTTTTTAGCCCCAAGAAAGCAGATGTCTGTGCAGAAAACCAAGTTTCAGTATCTCATCTACTTCCTGAGATGTGGTAATTAGTGTATTTTAAATGAGGCTCCCTGATTTGATCTTGACCTCAGATGCTTGACCCTGACATGGCCTGCATGGTGAGATGATGGACCACCCAAGGTGAATTGAACTTACTCTTTGCATTTTGATGCTCTTGCCACAGACagacattcgccctattgacgtttcaaatcccgcaaaaccttgggagaggtcgccgctctgtgagatctcagtaacattgagaactgcattaagacgctctgatcacgctgtgagctccgctcgcttcctgttcatgtcgttctgggggaaagagaagtttgctctttaacgtcttgatattattctttacaacactgtttgtcctctttgttccagactaatatatataatatgtctgaaattcggtttccgtttattaaattccacgcagattaaacatagcagacatggattatttgttataattgttttagcaagttttcagggtatcatgcatgcagtctcttattaaagtgatgaaaagcataaaaaaattacatttttgtagtataattaatttacaattgtcgtcatgaGGATTCTCTGTTTGACTGCggcgactctctggcgcacaagggattatgggatacgtcagtaGGGCGAATGTATCCTCTTTAAACGTCACGGCTATTTCTGATTTAATGACACTTATTTCATTAATTCAGAAAACTGATGATTTTCTGGATCTATATGAAGTATAGATCAATTCAACAGCTCCTGGAGAAACGCCACAATTTTCAGCATAGGagaatatatttttttctttgggaTGTGGCTAGTTGTATGTAGCCATATTAACAATATCAAATTATTTTCATATGTAGTGCAGTCTTATTAGGATTAGTGGTTGTGATTAACATTGTTTAAGAATctttatcttcttcttcttctttgtctttcggctgttcccgttaggggtcgccacagcagatcaatcgtttctatcttcctctgtcacaccaaccacctgcatgtcctctctcagcacatccatgaacctcctctttggtctccctcttctcctcctgcctggtggctccatcctcagcatccttctccctatataccctgggtccctcctctgcacatgtccaaaccatctcaatctcgcctctctgactttgtctccaaaccgtcccacctgagctgtccctctgatatgttcattcctaatcttgtccattcttgtcactcccaaagagaatctcaacatcttcagctctgccacctccagctctgcctcctgtctttttgttagtgccactgtctctaaaccagacaacatagctggtctcactactgttttgtaaactttccccttcacgctAGAtacttcttcatcacctctgttcccttcaccaacatgcccattgaagtccgctcctatcaccactctttcatgcttgggcacactctccaccacctcatctaacacactccagaaatcttctttctccttcatctcacaacctaccttggggcatatgcactgatattcatcatcaccccttcaatttccaacttcacactcatcaccctgtcagacactcgcttaacctccaacacacttttaacatactcttcctttaaaatgaccccaacaccatttctcttcctgtcctcaccatggtacaacaacttgtacccaccgccgatgctcctgctcttacttcccttccacttggtctcttgcacacacaatatgtctacctttctcctctccatcatatcagccagctctctccctttaccagtcatactaccaacattcaaagtccccactctcatttccatccttctagttttcttcttctcccgctgttcgtggcaacgttttcctcctcttcttcatcgtcttcgcccagcagtagcccaatttccaccggcaccctgttgggcaatagcaccggtggcggacgttgttaacccgggccgcgaccgatctggtatgggaattcgattctgagtctgcatagttgggttggcttgttttacgctggatgcccttcctgacgcaaccctcctcatttatccgggcttgggaccggcactcagaatgtactggctgcacaccccatgtggctgagtttttaaGAATCTTTATCAATAGCAAATAATGTCCAAGTATGTAGCCTTTTGATCATGTGACCTATATTGAccaatgagagagagagacaagacatACTAATTGAATTTCACTATGTGAATATTGCTAAGTTCGAATAGCCACtgcctttttgttgttgttgttgtctgaaCAGCAGTCCTGAGGTGCCCATCCAAATTACACACACTAATAATGATTCACTCTATATTACTAAATGTGAGTATCTCACAATGTCTGAAACACAACCTAAAATGAAATGGGATTAAACAGGTCTGGTTTGTTTCTGAGAAATTGGGGGCTCAAGTACCTAAATGACAGGTTGTTGCAGGATTTTTGAGTTGTCTTGTAAATTCATAAATCTAGAAAACTGAACTAATGAGATAATACCTTCATTCAGAAAAAATAAGGTAATTAATTTTCTCAAGTGAACACATTACACTTCTGTTCAGTTCCCTTGGTTCTCTTGCTCATATGAGGATTTCCTGTTTGTCTTTTAGTATCACTGTAGATTAAATAGTTTTAAGATATttggtgtgtttaaaaaaaaaaaaaaaaacatgaaatttttgTGTAATTTGTCTGCTAGGATTTTTTTGGGTGGAAATTTTcatagctgctgttcacattttGATTGACtagatttttaaaaagttgacaGAAATTAATGATGAGTTGTAGGCCTGATGTAGAGTCTATGCTGAGTTACGGTCAGTCATTTATGAGCTTGTCTTGGCTTTCATCAGGCACGCTGACGAATGGAAAGCAGTTTGACTCTTCCAGGAAACATGGAAAGCCATTCAAATTCAAAATTGGATATAATGAAGTTATTCGTGGATGGGAAGAGGGAATAGCCCAGGTAAGGATTatttatttcttaaaaaaaaaaaagaaaatatttaatGCTTTAAATAGAAGTAATGAATGAGTTACGTTGTTAAAGTAGTGTGCACATAATTAGCAGTTTAATGAAATTGCAGCAAATAGAACTAATAGAATGTCACCACTCCCAAAGATGAGTGTAGGTCAGCGGGCAAAGCTGATTTGCTCTCCAGACTTTGCCTATGGCAGTAAAGGGCACCCAGGCGTCATCCCACCAAATGCCACGCTCATCTTCGACGTGGAGCTGATCGGCCTGGAAGCCTGAAAGTTGTGCACTCACTTGAATTCCACTCAGATTTTCAGGGTAAGATGAGCATTTGTCAAACATTCACCACAAATATGCATGCGTCTGCTTTATGTTGTGTGAgagtgtaaagcccctttcacaccgatgtattcgtagagctgctccggccacttttagcagctgtactCTGAGTTTTTTCACCCTACACAGTATGCTAAGGGCTATGCacataggacggaagaaattaaacatgtttaattttctttggcgtagaGTGCtcgacagttttaagcaggtctgcgcagcacagcgttactctatgcaagtctgtgcaacatggtgctcctgtacacatccaagAACTGAGTGCCTGTATCCAGAGTgattcagctggagaacatgagaacatgatcacacagcccacagcacctgtgtgtgctgacagctgatgtaactgatggacgtgtgtgctcagaacagggaatcgaacctcaactaagaaatccacaaacacaacagaaacagcaggtctctctctctctctgtgactttaaaataaaagtgcactcaCTGCATGTTGGTGTGattatcaggtctgatcaaatcagcagacctgatcggagcaaccggaggtttaaaagtttaaggAGTCACAGCGGttcattcacggcagcctttaccacagccagactcaacatctgtacacaatgaaaatgatccaccaaaacaaaaaataataatgttaaatgactctgtttctgagcTGCACCACActatgcagtagagaacagagcgcacttccacagaggcagaaaatagcagctttggctacataacTGTAAAACCCTCACGacgcagtccactgttttccaagtgcagtgatgtgttttgcacagccggcaggagtgaactggttttaaatagcggcaagagcTATACGTGACTGTgtacacacattaaaaagcgaacacacgcagctgcaagaagATCTACGAACACGGAAAACGGCTGAGTACACgcgcatttcgggcgtatttacatgaaacacaacaccacaataagcagctctacaaatatgccaatgtgaaaggggcttaacaaaGACAGGCGTGTCATTGGGTCACTGATATGCGAAATTTTGCGTGTTTAAACAGTTTTCACACCCCacatgaatggtatgttccagaatCCACATAGTTGGTGAaggtaaagcccctgtcacattggcgtattcgtagagctgctcattacagcgtatc includes:
- the LOC117512784 gene encoding peptidyl-prolyl cis-trans isomerase FKBP1A-like, encoding MGVEIETISPGDGQTFPKKGQQVVVHYVGTLTNGKQFDSSRKHGKPFKFKIGYNEVIRGWEEGIAQMSVGQRAKLICSPDFAYGSKGHPGVIPPNATLIFDVELIGLEA